In Lotus japonicus ecotype B-129 chromosome 5, LjGifu_v1.2, one genomic interval encodes:
- the LOC130721124 gene encoding protein LIGHT-DEPENDENT SHORT HYPOCOTYLS 4-like → MDSIQEFMESCNSHDNTNCSLSNTTSNSLIVGGSSPSASVTTTSSRYENQKRRDWNTFGQYLKNHRPPLSLSRCSGAHVLEFLRYLDQFGKTKVHTPMCPFYGHPNPPAPCPCPLRQAWGSLDALIGRLRAAFEENGGKPETNPFGARAVRLYLREVRDLQSKARGISYEKKKRKRPHPQQQQQQQQPLQVLPHHHHQLQLPPPGASIRHQ, encoded by the exons ATGGATTCAATTCAAGAATTTATGGAGTCATGTAACTCTCATGACAACACCAACTGCAGCCTCAGCAACACCACCAGCAACAGCTTAATTGTTGGTGGCTCCTCCCCTTCTGCTTCTGTCACCACCACTAGCAGCCGCTATGAGAATCAGAAACGCCGTGACTGGAACACTTTTGGCCAATACCTCAAGAATCACCGCCCTCCTCTCTCCCTGTCTAGATGCAGTGGTGCACATGTTCTTGAATTTCTCCG GTATCTGGACCAATTTGGAAAGACCAAAGTCCACACTCCGATGTGTCCTTTCTATGGGCATCCAAACCCTCCAGCTCCATGTCCATGTCCCCTTCGCCAAGCTTGGGGGAGCCTCGATGCTCTCATAGGTCGCCTGAGGGCAGCTTTTGAGGAAAATGGAGGGAAGCCTGAGACAAATCCATTCGGAGCGCGAGCGGTGAGGCTCTACCTTCGTGAGGTTCGTGATCTGCAGTCCAAAGCAAGAGGGATCAGttatgagaagaagaagaggaagcgtCCACACccacagcagcagcagcaacaacagcaaCCACTTCAAGTACTTCCACATCATCATCACCAGCTTCAGCTTCCACCTCCAGGTGCAAGTATTCGTCATCAGTAA